TGTCGTTGTTCACTTTGAAGAGCACTTTGTTCTTCTTGCCGTCTTCGTTGAGTTCGACCACGCGGAATTTGCCCTGAGTGTTCACCCAACCCGCCGGGACACCACCCACCGGCACCATCTCGAAATCCTGTTTGTAAAGAATTTGCGGAGCAACGCGTACTCTTGCGCGGCCCTCAATTCCTTCAACTTTTACCGCAACATATCCTTGCTGTGCCGGTTTTTTCGGATTGATCGCGATCGTTCCCGTAGCCGGATCGAGTTGAGCATCCAGCGGCGGGGGAGCTGTCGTTGCCCCCTTGGGCATCGGAGGTTGTGGTAAGGACCATTCCATCGGAAAGGCCTGCCGGGTGAGAATTGGCTGTCCTTTCGCATTGAAGAGTCGGACTTCAAAGTTGATCTTTTCGCCAGGTTTTACAGTAACTTCGGCAGGGAAGAGGGCGACCTGAGCCACCTTCTGTTCCCCGGGAGCTTCTTGAGCCTGAGGCTTACCCTTCGGTGCAGTGCCCTGCCCGGTGCCGATACAATAAATCTCATCGCGGGTCGCGAGATAGATCACGCCATCGCCGATACTGGGAGTGGAGTTGCTTTCCACGAAGCCTTTAGCTTTCGGACGAACTTTAAAATTGGTGGTGTGAGTTTCAGCGTCATCCGGTGCTTCTTTACCCGGCTTCAGCTTGATGATGTGAAACTTGCCAATGGTTTCCGAGATGTAGAGTTTGCCGTCCGCAACGAGTGGTGCGCCTCGGGAAGTCGTGCCATAGGCGTATTTCCAGAGCTCTTTGCCGCCCTTCTTGGCATCGAAGCAAAAGAGTTTTGCACCATCATCCGGAACATAGAGTTTACCATCGGCATAGGCCATCGAGGCTAACCCCCAACGTACGCCTTTGGTATATTCCCACACCAGTTTCGGTTTGCCATCTTCGACTTTCGATGCGTCCAGACAAATGATTTTTCCAATGTCCGAACCGGTTGGATTTTCTTCCCCATGGGAAATCCAGACAAAATTGCCATCGACGACCGGCGAAGGGTTAATTACACCGGCCGCAAAGTGATAGCTCCAAACACGCTTGCCGGTACGAACCTGGAAAGCGTGCACACCGCCATCGGCCGCACCGGTAATGAGAAGCCGTTCGCCGTTGATCACCGCCACAACGGGATTGGAATAATAGGTCCCTTTTACCCCTTGAGCGGGGGTCTCACCGTACCAAACAATCTTTCCGGTTAACCCATCGAATGCCACGAAGCGATTGGTTCCGATGGCGTGGTTGCCCCAGGAGCCATTCACGATCCCGACAATAACCAAGCCCGAATCGAAAATCGGACCGCCACCGATACGGCCACCGTAGCCGGAGACGCGACCGAGTTCTTCCGTGAGTTGTCGAGTCCAGACATGTTCACCGGTTGAACCTTTGAAGCAGTGCAGAAAACCTGCGGTGGAATGGGTATAGACGAGATCGTTTTTGGCATCGCCGGCTACGGGCGCCCAGCCGAGTCGATTCACGACAATATCGGTGTGGAAGACGTTAAAGTCTTTTTCCCAGAGTACGGTGCCCTTGGCGGCATCAAATGCAACGACTCGTTCGCCGATGAGTTGCTTTTCGGCATCGGTGGGGACATCGAGTGTTTCGCCCTTCGCACTGATGATGAAAACTCGCCCGTTCATGACCATAGGTGTCGAACGGCAGCCGTAGGGCTGTTTCCAAATCAGGTTGTTTTTGCCAACCGTGCGGGGATCCCATTCATCGGGAAGCCCTTTGGCGTCGACGGAGCCTGTCTGATTCGGTCCGCGCCAGTGGGTCCAATCGTCGGCCTGCAGCAAGGTAGCGCTGCAAAGCCAACAGAAGACGATTAGCAAACGAGACATATACTTCCTTTCACCAAAGTGCGGCGAGTTCGGCGGATTCAATGTAGATTATCATACCGGCGGGAATACAGGAATCTACCATGGTGCTATGAAGGTCTTACAAAGATCTTCAGCTAGATCGAAGATATCGGGTAGTTGCGAACCCCCACTGGCGAATTTCGCTCCAATACTTATACTTAGTTTACACGGCTCGGTGGTGAAATTGGCAGACACGCAAGACTTAGGATCTTGTGCCGCAAGGCGTGTGGGTTCAAGTCCCTCCCGAGCCACTTTCTGCTTTTGATCCTTTTCAACTTGGTGCGGTTGCACACCAGCCCTTTTGATACATCAAAAAGGGAATCTCTTCCATTCCCAGGCTCTGATAGGTTTTTTGGCCCCGCTCGTTTTCTTTTTCCACATAGAGCCGCAGCCCAACGACATTGCCCTGCTCGTGCCCCAGTTTCTCCGCTTCCTGGAAAAGGCTTCGGAAAACCCCACCCCGGCGATGCTCGGCCTGCACATAGACGCTCTGCACCCACCAGAACCAGCCGTTCCGCCAGTCGCTCCATTCATAGGTAATCATCAACTGCCCGACAACCACCCCGTTAACCTCGGCCACGAGATAAAAGCCTTTGGCAGGGTCGCTGAATATGGCGGTGACGCCGCTGGTGAGTGTTTCGGGAAGCAGTTTTTTGTGTTCGGTTTCCCAGGCCAGCCGACGATTGAATTCGACCAGAACTGCAATGTCCGTAACCGAAGCGCGACGAATCCGCATGTTTTCCTCCGAAGCTTTTTTAGAATTTTTTGCGAAGTGCTGAACGAAAATCGGCTGGAAAAACCACATATATAGGAAACTATAGGAAACGTTTTTTCTGCGAGGCCTCTATGCGCCTGACATTACGAACCCTGCTCGCTTACCTGGATGATACTCTCGACCCGGCCGAAACGAAATTAATAGGTCAAAAGGTCACGGAGAGCGATAAAGCCCGCGAATTAATCGATCGAATCCGCAAAGTCACCCGCCGGCGTGGAATCGCCTCGCCACCGATGGAAGGGGACAATCCGACCTCCGATCCGAATACCGTTGCGGAATATCTGGACAATTCGCTTTCCGCGGAGGAACTCGCCGATTTGGAAAAGCTGGCCATGGAGTCAGATAAACATCTCGCGGAAATCGCCTCAGCGCACCAGATTTTATCTCTCGCCCTTTCCGAACCGGCCTCGGTTCCTCCGAGCGCGCATCAACGAATGTATCGGCTGGTCAAAGGGCGGGAATCGATCCCGTTCCGCAAGCCCACGGCTCGAATGGCGGCCGGAATTCAGGAACCGGATCCCAAGGAGAAGATCGATTCGGAGTACGATTTTCAACTTCCGGTGATGAATTCGGAAAAACCGCGCTGGGGCATTCTCGTTCCCCTGAGCCTGATACTACTCGCTGTCGCGGGTTTTGCGATCTACAAAGCATTACCTCAGAACGAACCGCTATCGGGCTCCGGCTACGCCGTTTTCGACAGTACAAAATCGAAAGACCTTGAAGAATCTCCGGCCAAGATCAATCCCGATGTTCTAGCCAAGAAGGCGGAGACCCCAAAGAAAGATCGGGAGCCACTTCCCACTAAGGAACCAAAAGATTCCATCGTAGTCAACGAAATCGAGACTTTACCTCAGCCCCGGGAAGAAGTGGTTGCTAAACCCGATGTGGAGGTCCCCGCCCCACGCCCCAGTGAAATCCGGCAAGTCATCGGAGGTTGGGAGGGCTCCAAAAATCAGGTACTCATTTCCAGATCGCCCCCTCTGGAAGTCGTGAAATTGCCTCGGGAAGATATCTGGCATCGCATCGGGAAAACCAACGCCATACTGAATACCACCGACTCTCTGATTGCGCCGCCCGGCTATCACCCGGAGATCAAGCTTCTTAGCGGCGTGCACATCCAACTTTGGGGCAACTTGCCGGAGTTGCTGAACCTGCCCTTGCTGGAATCGGCAATTACGCTCTTTTTCCCCAAGGAAAAGTATGATGCCGATTTATCCTTGGATTCCGGCCGGATTTTCATCAGAAACGATAAAGCTTTCGGTCCGGCTCGCATTCGTGTACGAGTCCGAGAGCCGATTCGCGAGCTTCCCAAAGACGAAAAATTGGCGCCGGGCCAAAAGCCCTATTTATTCAAGGAAGAAGTTTGGGACATCACTTTGCTGGAGCCCAAAACCGAAATCTGCCTCGATCGATTTGAGGGCTATCCGCCGGGCGTGAGTTACTCGCGCCGCTACAATAATGAATCCCCCAAGCTGGAGTTTTACTGCGGACTGGTCTCCGGTAAGGCGGATATCCGGGTAGGCTTCAAAGAATTTTTGAATTTGACTAGCCCGAGCCTCATGACCTGGGACAATCGGGGGGGAGGACTGAAAGCCCCCGAACGCCCGAACGATAATCTCATCGGCATTTGGAGCAAAGAAACGAATGTCCGGCTACCGGGAGCCACTGAATCCTTGAATGCTCTCGGGGATTTGGAAAAACGTCTGCAGGGCAATGCAGAACCCGCTGTTGTGGACGTCGAATGGGCTTCGATCTGGAAAAATGAAACCGAAAAGCCAAGTCGGCGAATTATCGCCCTTTTCGGCTTGGAATCGATTGATGCCATCGCCGATATGCTGGATGCCCTGGGAGATGAGTCTCTACCCCTCCGTCAGGCCGCAATTGTGATGCTCCGGCATTGGTCCGGACGCGCCCAGGATCACGATTCGCAACTCAACGAATTTCTGATCAATAAGCGGCGATTCCCGGAGACTCATTCGGAAATCATTCTCGAGCTTTTACATACTTTTTCCGAAGAGGATGCCCGCAAGAACTCCACTTATGAGAAACTGTTCAATTACCTGAAACACGAAAGAATTGAAATTCGGGAGTTGGCTTTTTGGCATTTATCGCGTCTGGACCCTATAGGTTTAAAAGAGATCGGCGGATTCGACACCGCCGGTTCCGAGAACGCTCGCATGGCAACCTGGGCGAAATGGTTTAATTCCTGGCGGAAGCGGTTCGACAGCAAGAAGCCAAAGAAGTAATACAGATAAATGGCTATTTTTCGACTTCGGTGGAACGAGTACCCTCCCGCCGGCTGGCTGGGTGGGATAACCACGATAGGCAATTTCGACGGCGTGCACCTGGGACATCAGGAACTCTTGAAAACCTGCGGTGAACTGTCGAGTTGTCGACTGCCAGTGGTGGCGGTGACCTTCGATCCCCACCCGGTCCAATTTCTCTATCCGGATCGCTATCAAAAGCCCTTGATGAAACTGGAGGATCGGTGCAGCCGCTTGCAGAAGTGCGGCGCCGATCATGTGATGGTGCTTCAGACCACGACGGAATTAGTGTCACTCTCCCCGTTGGCTTTTTTTGAAACGATTCTCCATCAACAACTGCAAATCCGAGGCATGGTGGAAGGTTTCAACTTTCGTTTCGGGCACAATCGCGAGGGAGATAATTCGTTACTCGAGCAGCTTTGCCAAGGATCGGGTATACCTTTTCGAGAAGTCCCCCCTCTGAAAGAAAACGGCATTCCGATCTCGACTAGCCTAATTCGCAAAGCTCTACTCGAAGGAGACCTCAAGTCCGCCAATCACTGGTTGAACACCCCCTTTACAATAGAAGGGAAGGTGGTCGAGGGAGCCCGCCGTGGTCGAACGATTGGATTTCCGACCGCCAACCTCGGTGAAATAGTCACGATACTTCCCGCCAATGGCGTTTACGGGGTGAAGGTCAGGCATCGGGAACAAATATACCGCGGAGCAGCGAATATTGGCCCGAATCCCACTTTCGGGGAATTCGCTCAAAAAATCGAGGTCTTTCTGCTCGATTTTCAGGGCGATCTCTACGGCGAAAATTTGCAGGTGGATTTTTGGTTCCGGATACGCGATACGATGAAATTTAGTGGGGTCGATGCGTTGGTCACCCAAATGAATCAGGATGTCGAGATGGTTCGACGTTGCATTTCATTGGAGAAATAGCTCATGCAGGATCTGAGGAGTCGAGTGGAAAGCGTCCTGAAAGCGGAAGTTGCTCCCGCTTTGGAACTGGATGGAACGGGCATCGAAGTTCTGGATGTCACTGACGGTGTGGCCCGGCTACGCTTAAACGGTGTCTGTGCCGGATGCCCCGCAAGCATTATGACCGTGGTCATGGGAATCGAGCAGGAGTTACGTTCCCGGATGCCGGAAATTGAATACCTGGAAGCTGTGCCTTAATCGCAAACCCATTCCCCGAAGAAAGTATGTTCCTAGGCTATAACACCAATGGATTCAGCTACCATCAACTTACCGATGCCATAGAGATCATCGCGGAGTTGGGTTACCGGGGAATTGGCCTTACTCTCGACGTTCATCATCTCGATCCTTTTCGAACCACTCGATCAGAAATCACCGCGGTTCGAAAAATTCTCGAATCCCATAACCTTCGCTGCGTCATCGAAACCGGCGCTCGTTTCATTTTGGATCGGCGTCGAAAGCATCAGCCAACACTACTCAGCCCAGTCGATTCGGAGCGACGCTCAGAATTTCTTCGGAAGTCGATTGAGATTGCTCAGGAATTGAATGCCGATTGCGTCAGCTTCTGGTCGGGGACGCCAACCGAGCCCGAAAATCGAGAAATCCTCGAACAGCGACTGATCGATCACTGTCTGCGGTTATGCGATTACGCCGCGAGCCGTCAAGTCAAATTGGCCTTTGAGCCTGAGCCGGGAATGCTGATAGACAAAACTGCGGAGTTCGAGATTCTATTCCACAAAGTGAATCATCCATCGTTTGGTTTGACCTTGGACATCGGCCACCTGATCTGTCTGGAAGAACCGGTCCGTGACACCATCCTGCGCTGGAAAGATCATCTCTGGAACGTCCATCTGGACGACATGAAAAGGGGTATCCACGATCATCTGATGTTCGGGGAGGGTGAAGTCAATTTTCAGGAAACCTTCGCCACCCTCAAAGAAATCCACTTTAACTACGGCGCCTATGTCGAATTGTCTCGCCACGCTCACGATGCTGTTCGCACGGCTGAAAAATCCTTTCGTTTTCTTTCCTCTTACCTCACTGAGTAATCCATGTTTCAAATTCTGCTCTTCAGCCTCTTCCTGGGATTCCAGGATCCTGCTCCTCAGGAAAAAATCTTAAAACTTCGGACCGCTTTACAAGAAAGTGATGGTAAAACCGCAGTCAAGTTAGCGGATGAATTGATCAAGTCGAGCCCCAATACTGCCAGTCTCTATTTCGACCGAGCAAGAGCTTATATCCTGCTGAATCTTCCGGAGAAGTCAGTCGAAGACTTGAACAAAACTGAAAAGCTCTCAACCAAGGAGAATGCTTCGCTTTACAGCGTGCGTGGCGGCGAATACTTCAAGCTTGGCAAGATCAAAGAATCGATCGCCGATTTCGATAAGGAAATTCTTCTCAATCCCCGCTCGGAAGAAGATCACTGGCGTCGAGGAATTTCACTCTACTACGCGGATCGATTTGAAGATGGGGCGAAGCAGTTCGAACTTGGCAAGCGAGTGTACGGCAACGATGTGGAAAACGCTTTCTGGCACTTCCTTTGCCTGGCCCGCCAGACCACTCCGGAAAAGGCCCGCAAAGAGCTGCTAAATGTGAAAAACGACAGTCGGTACTATATGCCCAAGGTTTACGAAATGATCGCCGGTAAAGCCAAACCGGAAGAAGTTTTAGAAGAAGTGAAGAAATCTTCGGAGAAGGATAAAACCGAAGGCTATTTTTACGCGAACTTATACGTCGGGCTCTACTACGAAGCCACCGGCGAAAAAGCGAAGGGCCTCGAGTACATTCGCAAAGCCAAAGACGATTACGTCATCGGGCATTACATGTATCAGGTCGCCAAAGTGCATGTCTTGCTGCGAGACAAGAAATGAGTCAATCGATCACTTCCGGTTCGATCACCCGCATCGCCTTCCATTTGCCTCCATGGAAGCGACGGAAGTAAAAGAGCCCCTGCAATGCAACGTAAAGGGAAAGGAAAGACCAGGCCCAGTTCAATCCCCAATTGTTCTGCACGGCCAGGTAGGTGGGTAGCACCATCACCGGCCAGGCTAAACTAAGCGATACTAGCGTGACATAAAGGGTATCACCCGCCCCGCGCAAGGCCCCGGAG
The genomic region above belongs to Telmatocola sphagniphila and contains:
- a CDS encoding PQQ-binding-like beta-propeller repeat protein, with the protein product MSRLLIVFCWLCSATLLQADDWTHWRGPNQTGSVDAKGLPDEWDPRTVGKNNLIWKQPYGCRSTPMVMNGRVFIISAKGETLDVPTDAEKQLIGERVVAFDAAKGTVLWEKDFNVFHTDIVVNRLGWAPVAGDAKNDLVYTHSTAGFLHCFKGSTGEHVWTRQLTEELGRVSGYGGRIGGGPIFDSGLVIVGIVNGSWGNHAIGTNRFVAFDGLTGKIVWYGETPAQGVKGTYYSNPVVAVINGERLLITGAADGGVHAFQVRTGKRVWSYHFAAGVINPSPVVDGNFVWISHGEENPTGSDIGKIICLDASKVEDGKPKLVWEYTKGVRWGLASMAYADGKLYVPDDGAKLFCFDAKKGGKELWKYAYGTTSRGAPLVADGKLYISETIGKFHIIKLKPGKEAPDDAETHTTNFKVRPKAKGFVESNSTPSIGDGVIYLATRDEIYCIGTGQGTAPKGKPQAQEAPGEQKVAQVALFPAEVTVKPGEKINFEVRLFNAKGQPILTRQAFPMEWSLPQPPMPKGATTAPPPLDAQLDPATGTIAINPKKPAQQGYVAVKVEGIEGRARVRVAPQILYKQDFEMVPVGGVPAGWVNTQGKFRVVELNEDGKKNKVLFKVNNDSRPPISRANAYISQTDISDYTIEADIKGLEAKKKLPDMGVVNGRYLLILDGKTDENGHRELRLTSWEALPRINIQKEFTWKSGVWYHTKLSVETKLGVVKAKVWPKGEPEPAEWTIEFTDPMPNTGGAAALYGYISNAEADSPGGEIYYDNVMITPLKK
- a CDS encoding tetratricopeptide repeat protein, which produces MFQILLFSLFLGFQDPAPQEKILKLRTALQESDGKTAVKLADELIKSSPNTASLYFDRARAYILLNLPEKSVEDLNKTEKLSTKENASLYSVRGGEYFKLGKIKESIADFDKEILLNPRSEEDHWRRGISLYYADRFEDGAKQFELGKRVYGNDVENAFWHFLCLARQTTPEKARKELLNVKNDSRYYMPKVYEMIAGKAKPEEVLEEVKKSSEKDKTEGYFYANLYVGLYYEATGEKAKGLEYIRKAKDDYVIGHYMYQVAKVHVLLRDKK
- a CDS encoding bifunctional riboflavin kinase/FAD synthetase encodes the protein MAIFRLRWNEYPPAGWLGGITTIGNFDGVHLGHQELLKTCGELSSCRLPVVAVTFDPHPVQFLYPDRYQKPLMKLEDRCSRLQKCGADHVMVLQTTTELVSLSPLAFFETILHQQLQIRGMVEGFNFRFGHNREGDNSLLEQLCQGSGIPFREVPPLKENGIPISTSLIRKALLEGDLKSANHWLNTPFTIEGKVVEGARRGRTIGFPTANLGEIVTILPANGVYGVKVRHREQIYRGAANIGPNPTFGEFAQKIEVFLLDFQGDLYGENLQVDFWFRIRDTMKFSGVDALVTQMNQDVEMVRRCISLEK
- a CDS encoding sugar phosphate isomerase/epimerase family protein, with product MFLGYNTNGFSYHQLTDAIEIIAELGYRGIGLTLDVHHLDPFRTTRSEITAVRKILESHNLRCVIETGARFILDRRRKHQPTLLSPVDSERRSEFLRKSIEIAQELNADCVSFWSGTPTEPENREILEQRLIDHCLRLCDYAASRQVKLAFEPEPGMLIDKTAEFEILFHKVNHPSFGLTLDIGHLICLEEPVRDTILRWKDHLWNVHLDDMKRGIHDHLMFGEGEVNFQETFATLKEIHFNYGAYVELSRHAHDAVRTAEKSFRFLSSYLTE
- a CDS encoding procyclic acidic repetitive family protein, which produces MRLTLRTLLAYLDDTLDPAETKLIGQKVTESDKARELIDRIRKVTRRRGIASPPMEGDNPTSDPNTVAEYLDNSLSAEELADLEKLAMESDKHLAEIASAHQILSLALSEPASVPPSAHQRMYRLVKGRESIPFRKPTARMAAGIQEPDPKEKIDSEYDFQLPVMNSEKPRWGILVPLSLILLAVAGFAIYKALPQNEPLSGSGYAVFDSTKSKDLEESPAKINPDVLAKKAETPKKDREPLPTKEPKDSIVVNEIETLPQPREEVVAKPDVEVPAPRPSEIRQVIGGWEGSKNQVLISRSPPLEVVKLPREDIWHRIGKTNAILNTTDSLIAPPGYHPEIKLLSGVHIQLWGNLPELLNLPLLESAITLFFPKEKYDADLSLDSGRIFIRNDKAFGPARIRVRVREPIRELPKDEKLAPGQKPYLFKEEVWDITLLEPKTEICLDRFEGYPPGVSYSRRYNNESPKLEFYCGLVSGKADIRVGFKEFLNLTSPSLMTWDNRGGGLKAPERPNDNLIGIWSKETNVRLPGATESLNALGDLEKRLQGNAEPAVVDVEWASIWKNETEKPSRRIIALFGLESIDAIADMLDALGDESLPLRQAAIVMLRHWSGRAQDHDSQLNEFLINKRRFPETHSEIILELLHTFSEEDARKNSTYEKLFNYLKHERIEIRELAFWHLSRLDPIGLKEIGGFDTAGSENARMATWAKWFNSWRKRFDSKKPKK
- a CDS encoding GNAT family N-acetyltransferase, with the translated sequence MRIRRASVTDIAVLVEFNRRLAWETEHKKLLPETLTSGVTAIFSDPAKGFYLVAEVNGVVVGQLMITYEWSDWRNGWFWWVQSVYVQAEHRRGGVFRSLFQEAEKLGHEQGNVVGLRLYVEKENERGQKTYQSLGMEEIPFLMYQKGWCATAPS
- a CDS encoding NifU family protein — translated: MQDLRSRVESVLKAEVAPALELDGTGIEVLDVTDGVARLRLNGVCAGCPASIMTVVMGIEQELRSRMPEIEYLEAVP